From the genome of Bacteroidia bacterium:
GCTTTGAAATTTGGATCCGGAATAAATACATAGGTTCCGGTACAACCTGTGCTAAAGCTGGTATTTGCGTCAATGTTAGTCCAGTTTTGGGTGCTATAACTTACATCGTCCACGGTAATACAAGCAAGAAAAGGATTGTTGGTTGCGTTAAATTCGCTAACATTGGTATTGTTTCCGTTTCGGACATTCAGCTCCGTTAAATAGTTGGAAGAACAATCCAAGAAATAAAGCAAGTTACAATTGTTTAAACCCAACTCATTTATAAGGTTGTTGGAGCAATTTAATGCCATCAAATAGGTGTTCGAAACTAAAACCAAGGAACTTAATTGGTTGTATTGACATTCCAAATTGTAGAGCGAACTAAGTCCTGTCAGGTTTAAGGTTGAAATGGAATTATAGGAGCAAACCACATTTCCAAGATTGGTGTTTAGATGCAAATCTAAACTGGTTAAATTGTTGGAAGAAACATCGAGATAAGAAATGGAAGTGAAGGCTTCAATGCCGGTTAGGTCTGAAATATTGTTGTTGCCTAGGTACAATTGCCCGGTAAAATTGGCAGCTTCCGCAATGCTAATTTCCCCATCACTGTTGGTATTAATGGAAACATCAGCCAATAAGGCGTTTTTGAAATTCACATCCGGAATAGTTACATTCTGAGCTGTTGCACCTATCGAAATCATTCCAAAAAACAGGAGTACTAGTCTTTTCATTACAATGTATTTGTGCAAATGTAACATTGTTTTAACCATTAAAAACATAAACTTGTCGACTGATTTTGGTCATATTGCTTAGGATGATACGTATATTCACCAGGCTGAGTCCGCAATCATTGCGCTGCATTTTCTACCTTTGAACCCACAATAAATAACCCTTTTCATTTCAATGACACTCTTCCCCAATTCCATCAGCGATATTTCCAACGCCATTCAGTTGGCTTTAGGGCCTGTTTTCTTGCTTACAGGGGTGGCCGGCTTGCTCAATGTCATGTCAGGCAGACTTTCCCGAATTATCGACCGTGGACGATTCCTAACCGAAAATCCATCGGCCAAGCAGGTTATTAGTCTAAAAGCCATTCAAGAAGAGCTCGAAACCCTGGAAAAGCGGAGGAAATTAACCAGCATTGCAATTACCATGTGCACCTTTTCTGCACTTTTTGTCTGCATGGTCATTGTAATTCTTTTTCTTGAAGTGCTTTTTTCTATTCCATTTAATTGGATTATCGGTGCTTTTTTTTCTCTGGCAACCCTGGCTCTGGTTGTGGGTTTGGCCTACTTTCTGCGCGAAGTGCATTTGTCATCCCGTACAATTCGCCTAATGAAATAGGACGTATTGGCTTGGTTTAGAAATAATTTAAGGGAGGGCAACCCAAACTACTCAGGTTTCTTTGGTATTTTAACGTTAGTTTGATGATGGTTATTCTCGTCTGAACAAGTTGTTTGTATCGTTGGGCGGCAAATGAATTTAAATCAGTTTTTTTTAGGAAAAGGAAGGTTCAGCTCTTTTAAGTATCGGTATCCCCGCTATCAGCTATAGTTTGCGGTGTGCTTCCTACTAATTGCAACGGTTAATTCACAATTTTTTCTCTTTCCAAGCTTGACCAATCCGCAAAGCTATTTGCTTCTATCGGGTTTAGCTTAGCTTGTTTTGCTTTCAATCGGTCTTTCCAGGGAAATGAAAGTTCTATATTGCTGCAATTATCAAGGAATTCTGCCAATATAAAATGGAATTAAACCAATATAGAAGTCGTTATAAGTACTTCAAATGCAAAGCATACAAAGTTCCTGGTTGCTATAGGGTAGATATAAACCCAAAATTGTCATTTGAAACGAAGTGAACAAATGACAAGCGCGATGGGATGTGGGATGATTTGGGTTAATCCCGAGCTAGTGTTAGTTAGGTTTTCTTTCAAACTTAGGAATATGCCGAGGATACATTATGTTATAACAATTTTACATAAGAAAACTAATATATAAATTGATATTACATAATGTTCTCTCGGTAAAAATTACTTGAAAGCCTTACTAACACTTGTCTCGAAACATAGTTTAAAATTTCTATTGACAATTTTGGGATCATGAAGAATTTTGAAGGCAATACCTTCGGAAACCCTTTAATTTGAAACACTGAAAGCCGAAATAGAATTCTAATCCGGAATTTGGGTTTAAGCCAAGTTCCTTCCTACCTTTGTCCCCAATGTCTGAATTAAAAAACGACCTAATCATACGTGCAGCCAAAGGCGAACATGTTGAACGTGTGCCTGTTTGGATGATGCGCCAAGCCGGACGGGTATTGCCCCAATATAAAGCTGTTCGATCCCAAGCCAAAAATTTTATTGAATTTGTGAAGAATCCGGAAATGGCTTGCGAAGTTACTATACAACCGGTCGATTATTTTGGGGTAGACGCGGCCATTATCTTTTCCGATATTCTAACGGTTCCTGAAGCTATGGGACTTCCTTACCAAATGATCGAAAGTAAAGGACCTTGGTTTGAACAAACAATTCAAAGCATGTCTGATATAGATAAGTTGTTGGTTTGCAATGAAGATACAATCGGTTATATGAATGAGGCTATTAAGTTGACCAAAAAGGAACTTAACGGACGAGTTCCACTTATTGGGTTTGCCGGTGCCCCCTTCACCATTTTTGCCTATATGGTGGAAGGAAGTGGAAGCAAAACCTTTTCAAAAGCCAAAAAATTCTTATACACTCATCCCGTTGAATCGCATGCTTTATTGCAAAAAATTACGGATTCTACCATTCATTATTTGCAAGGACAAATTGCCGCCGGCGCCGATATGGTTCAATTGTTCGATTCCTGGGCCGGATGCTTGAGTCCAACACAATATTCAAGTTTTGGTTTGGCATACATTCGCCAAATATGTCAGGCAATTCAATCAGTTCCAATGACTGTCTTTGCCAAAGGCGCATTTTTTGCATTGAATGAGATGGGACAGCTTCCTTGCCAAACCATTGGCCTGGATTGGAATATGGATCCCAAGTGGAGCAGGGAAGAGGTAGGTGCCACTAAAACACTACAAGGGAATTTAGATCCATGTTTGCTATATAGTGATTTTGAAACCATCCGCAAGGAAACAAAAAATATGTTGCAAGCCTTTGGTAAACAGCGCTATATAGCCAACCTAGGACATGGACTTTATCCGGATATTGAAAAGGAAAAGGCGCTTTGCTTTGTGGAGGCTATCAAGGAATTTGGGGTAGTTTAGGTTAAAGCCACTCTTTCTCTTTTTATTCCATCAAAAGATCCATGATCGGAACCAGTTGGATTTCCTTTCCATCCTTGGTAAACACATCGCTTTGGTTAAAGGTGATGATTCGCCCTTTCTCTAGCTTTAAGAAAGCCATAGCATCCAGTAAACCAGCCATTTCGCGGTGGATGTTTTCGTCGTTTACTTCATAGCATACTTGTATTGCTTCTTGTACCAAGTCTTTTTTCATCACTATAAAATCGCATTCTTTCTTTTCTTGGTAGTAAAAGAGTTCCATACCTTTTCGGCGAAAATGCAGATAAACACAGTTTTCTAATCTTCGGCCTTGTTCCTCTGTAAATACAATCGAATTATGGGTAAATAGGCCTAAATCAATGGCATACACTTTCTTAGGATTTCGTATTTGTGTTTGCACCGAATAACTGAATTTCGAAACAAATTGAACCAAATAGGCATTTTCCATATAGGAGAAATATTCCAATATAGTGCTCACCGCCTTTATGTTGAATGTAGAGGCCAGTTTGTTGGCTGATACTGGTTTGGTAATGTTGGAAAGCAAATAAACAGCTAAGCGGCGCAAAGAATTGGCATCTCTAACACCGTAACGAACGGCTATGTCGCGCAACAAGATATCATCCAGAAGTTGGTGTAATATGCTAGGTTCTTGCAACCGAAGGTATTCCGGAAAACCGCCTTCACGTATGTAAAGCGTTACAGATTCCAAGCTGTTTTCAAGGTTTTTGAACTGTAAAAACTCGGGATACGAAAAGGGAAAAAGCTCGGACGAAAGATGGCGGCCCGTCAGTTTCGTTCCTAATTCCTTGCTCAACAGTGTGGCATTTGATCCGGTTACTACGACCTTTAAGCCCTCATCCAACTTTTGCCTCACATAGAGCTCCCAATTTTCCATCATTTGTATTTCATCAAAATACAAAGTTTGGGCATTTCGTTTTTTTATGGCCACATCCAAACGCCTATAATCATCCGTTTCAAACCCGGCCAACCTTGGATCTTCAAAATTCAAAAAAAGAACATGCTCGGGTTGCTCATGCATCAACTGAAGCAAGAGTGTACTTTTCCCACAACGTCTTATTCCAGTTAGGATTAAGGCAAAGTTATCTAAGATTTTTAAGCCTTTCAAAACCGTTCTTTCTGTACCAATTTTCTTGGTTTTCCAGAACTCATATTGTGTTTCCAGAACTTCCTCTATTGCGATTTGGGTTACCATTTGGACTTTATTCGTCACAAAAATACATCTTTATTTGATTCTATAAAACAAATGTATATTTTTCTGTCGAATAAAAGTATTTGACGTTATCAAATAAAAGTATTTTCTACTATCAAATAAAAATGGAGTAGCTTAAATAAAAACGGCCAATCTCTTACAAGAATGGCCGTTTTAGAAGGTAGGATTTGTTAGTATCTAAGCATCAATTTTCGCATATTTGGCGTTTTTCTCAATGAAATCGCGACGAGGCGGTACATCGTCGCCCATAAGCATGGAGAAAATGCGATCTGCTTCAGCAGCACTATCTATCGTTACTTGGCGTAAAGTTCTGGTAGTTGGATTCATGGTAGTAGACCATAATTGCTCAGCATTCATTTCTCCCAAACCTTTGTATCGTTGAATAGTCA
Proteins encoded in this window:
- a CDS encoding DUF2721 domain-containing protein is translated as MTLFPNSISDISNAIQLALGPVFLLTGVAGLLNVMSGRLSRIIDRGRFLTENPSAKQVISLKAIQEELETLEKRRKLTSIAITMCTFSALFVCMVIVILFLEVLFSIPFNWIIGAFFSLATLALVVGLAYFLREVHLSSRTIRLMK
- the hemE gene encoding uroporphyrinogen decarboxylase — protein: MSELKNDLIIRAAKGEHVERVPVWMMRQAGRVLPQYKAVRSQAKNFIEFVKNPEMACEVTIQPVDYFGVDAAIIFSDILTVPEAMGLPYQMIESKGPWFEQTIQSMSDIDKLLVCNEDTIGYMNEAIKLTKKELNGRVPLIGFAGAPFTIFAYMVEGSGSKTFSKAKKFLYTHPVESHALLQKITDSTIHYLQGQIAAGADMVQLFDSWAGCLSPTQYSSFGLAYIRQICQAIQSVPMTVFAKGAFFALNEMGQLPCQTIGLDWNMDPKWSREEVGATKTLQGNLDPCLLYSDFETIRKETKNMLQAFGKQRYIANLGHGLYPDIEKEKALCFVEAIKEFGVV
- a CDS encoding ATP-binding protein; amino-acid sequence: MVTQIAIEEVLETQYEFWKTKKIGTERTVLKGLKILDNFALILTGIRRCGKSTLLLQLMHEQPEHVLFLNFEDPRLAGFETDDYRRLDVAIKKRNAQTLYFDEIQMMENWELYVRQKLDEGLKVVVTGSNATLLSKELGTKLTGRHLSSELFPFSYPEFLQFKNLENSLESVTLYIREGGFPEYLRLQEPSILHQLLDDILLRDIAVRYGVRDANSLRRLAVYLLSNITKPVSANKLASTFNIKAVSTILEYFSYMENAYLVQFVSKFSYSVQTQIRNPKKVYAIDLGLFTHNSIVFTEEQGRRLENCVYLHFRRKGMELFYYQEKKECDFIVMKKDLVQEAIQVCYEVNDENIHREMAGLLDAMAFLKLEKGRIITFNQSDVFTKDGKEIQLVPIMDLLME